The following coding sequences lie in one Arachis hypogaea cultivar Tifrunner chromosome 4, arahy.Tifrunner.gnm2.J5K5, whole genome shotgun sequence genomic window:
- the LOC112795208 gene encoding BEACH domain-containing protein C2 isoform X2 encodes MEDEEELKEVKLSGNGLHPHEVVDSGEKEFVDSRDEENVIATHSIKVDDVDGRVGLQGQSTVSAPTLMDEDQFEEVSLKDQDKSNEYQDSNQLPDFDNAHHLFGGNVEESKSSSGTYSIEHDSSPVAEMQRDNIPYSPGSDGQSSPTISFDSTTVNSPPKPKQKHAKPNVSPELLHLVDSAIMGKPEGVDKLKNIASGSEVFGTGEETENVAFLIVDSLLAAMGGVESFEEDEDNNPPSVMLNSRAAIVAGELIPCLPYVGDSGDFMSPRTRMVRGLLAILRACTRNRAMCSMAGLLGVLLRTAENIFTVDAGLNGRMRWDGTPLCHCMQYLAGHSLSVIDLHSWLQIITKTLDTMWAPRLMLALEKAASGKESRGPACTFEFDGESSGLLGPGESRWPFINGYAFATWIYIESFADTLNTATVAAAIAAAAAAKSGKSSAMSAAAAASALAGEGTAHMPRLFSFLTGDNQGIEAYFHAQFLVVETASGRGKKSSLHFTYAFKPQCWYFIGLEHIGKQGILGKTESEVRLYVDGSLYESRPFEFPRISKPLAFCCIGTNPPPTMAGLQRRRRQCPLFAEMGPVYIFKEPIGSERMARLASRGGDIVPSFGNAAGLPWLATNAHVQSRAEESALLDSEIGGCIHLLYHPSLLSGRFCPDASPSGAAGMLRRPAEVLGQVHVATRMRPVDALWAMAYGGPLSLLPLTISNVHEDTLEPQPGKSPPSLAASLAAPIFRIISVAIQYPRNNEELSRSRGPEILSKILNYLLQILSSLDGRKHDGVEDEELVAAVVSVCQSPKINHTLKVQLFTTLLLDLQIWSLCSYGIQKKLLSSLADMVFTESSVMRDANAIQMLLDGCRRCYWTVSEINSLNTFSLTGAARPVGEINALVDELLVVIELLIVAASPSLASDDVRCLLGFMIECPQPNQVARVLHLFYRLVVQPNTSRAHTFAEAFLACGGLETLLVILQSEAKAGDGGLIGTSSKNPEIQKTEFSVEIAEESQEEGVVEDNKSETTLKDDDQGSHSVDGGNGPNNGYSDNKKMTFTAEIPSVKNLGGIGLSISADSARKNVYNVDKSDGIVVRIIGLLGALVASGHLRFGSRAGPDTTTNLLGIGLHDGGGTMFEDKVSLLLYALQKAFQAAPNRLMTNNVYTALLAASINASSSEDGLNFYDSGHRFEHPQLLLVLLRSLPFAARSLQSRALQDLLFLACSHHENRVSLTSMKEWPEWILEVLISNYEMSPSKLSDSTSIGDIEDLIHNFLSIMLEHSMREKDGWKNGFLLLVDPA; translated from the exons ATGGAAGATGAGGAAGAACTGAAAGAGGTGAAATTGTCTGGTAATGGATTACATCCTCACGAAGTAGTAGATAGTGGTGAAAAAGAGTTTGTTGATAGTCGTGATGAGGAAAATGTGATTGCTACCCATAGTATTAAGGTTGATGATGTAGATGGAAGGGTAGGCTTGCAAGGTCAAAGTACCGTTTCTGCACCCACATTAATGGATGAGGACCAGTTTGAGGAAGTATCTTTGAAAGATCAAGACAAGAGTAATGAGTACCAGGATTCAAACCAATTACCAGATTTTGATAATGCACATCACCTATTTGGTGGAAATGTGGAGGAGTCTAAATCTTCATCTGGGACGTACTCGATAGAGCATGATTCCTCCCCTGTTGCTGAAATGCAACGTGATAATATTCCTTATAGTCCTGGGTCAGATGGGCAGTCTAGCCCAACAATTAGCTTTGATTCTACTACTGTTAATTCTCCGCCAAAGCCTAAGCAAAAACATGCTAAACCAAATGTATCTCCAGAACTGCTGCATTTAGTTGATTCTGCTATTATGGGAAAACCTGAAGGTGTGGATAAGCTGAAAAATATTGCAAGTGGCTCAGAAGTGTTTGGGACTGGTGAAGAAACGGAAAATGTGGCTTTCTTAATAGTGGATTCGCTTCTTGCAGCCATGGGTGGCGTTGAAAGTTTTGAGGAGGATGAAGATAATAACCCTCCTAGTGTTATGCTGAACTCCCGGGCTGCCATTGTTGCAGGTGAACTTATTCCTTGCCTTCCTTATGTAGGTGATTCTGGTGATTTTATGTCACCTAGGACACGGATGGTTCGGGGATTACTTGCCATATTACGGGCTTGCACAAGAAACAGGGCAATGTGCTCAATGGCTGGTCTGTTAGGAGTGTTGTTGAGAACCGCAGAAAACATTTTTACTGTGGATGCTGGCTTAAATGGACGGATGAGGTGGGATGGAACACCTTTGTGCCACTGCATGCAATACTTGGCTGGTCATTCTCTTAGTGTTATTGATCTTCATAGTTGGCTTCAAATCATTACAAAAACACTTGACACAATGTGGGCACCACGATTAATGCTTGCTTTGGAGAAAGCAGCTAGTGGAAAGGAGTCAAGAGGACCGGCTTGCACGTTTGAATTTGATGGTGAAAGTTCTGGTTTACTTGGTCCAGGCGAGAGCCGCTGGCCATTTATCAATGGTTATGCTTTTGCAACATGGATTTACATTGAATCGTTTGCCGACACATTAAATACAGCTACTGTTGCTGCTGCAATTGCTGCAGCTGCGGCGGCTAAGTCAGGTAAATCATCAGCTATGTCAGCCGCTGCTGCtgctagtgcacttgctggtgagGGTACAGCACACATGCCACGTCTATTCAGTTTTTTAACTGGTGATAACCAGGGTATAGAGGCTTATTTTCATGCTCAATTTTTGGTTGTTGAAACTGCTAGTGGAAGGGGAAAGAAATCATCCTTGCACTTTACCTATGCATTCAAACCACAATGCTGGTACTTCATTGGTCTTGAACATATAGGCAAGCAGGGTATTCTGGGGAAAACAGAAAGTGAAGTTAGGTTATATGTGGATGGATCTTTATATGAAAGTCGTCCTTTTGAGTTTCCTCGAATTTCAAAACCTCTTGCATTTTGCTGCATAGGAACTAACCCTCCTCCTACCATGGCTGGGTTGCAACGGCGCCGTCGTCAGTGCCCTTTGTTTGCTGAGATGGGCCCTGTTTACATCTTCAAGGAACCTATTGGCTCAGAAAGAATGGCACGCCTAGCTTCTAGGGGAGGGGATATAGTGCCTTCTTTTGGTAATGCAGCTGGTTTACCCTGGCTAGCAACAAACGCCCATGTGCAGAGCAGGGCAGAGGAAAGTGCTCTTTTGGATTCAGAAATTGGAGGTTGCATTCACCTGCTCTATCATCCTAGTTTGCTTAGTGGGCGCTTCTGTCCTGATGCTTCACCTTCTGGTGCTGCAG GAATGCTTCGACGTCCGGCCGAGGTTCTTGGGCAAGTTCATGTTGCTACTCGAATGCGACCTGTGGATGCCTTGTGGGCAATGGCCTATGGTGGTCCCTTGTCTTTGCTTCCCTTGACAATAAGCAATGTACATGAGGATACATTGGAGCCTCAGCCAGGGAAGTCTCCCCCTTCTTTAGCCGCATCTCTTGCTGCCCCAATATTTCGAATTATATCTGTGGCTATCCAATATCCAAGGAACAATGAGGAATTGTCTCGTAGCAGAGGGCCTGagattctttcaaaaattttgaattatcttCTCCAAATCTTATCTTCGCTTGATGGTAGAAAGCATGATGGTGTTGAAGATGAGGAACTTGTTGCTGCTGTTGTCTCCGTTTGTCAATCTCCAAAGATCAACCATACACTTAAAGTTCAGCTGTTCACTACGCTACTTTTAGATTTACAAATTTGGAGTTTGTGCAGTTATGGTATACAAAAGAAGCTTCTATCATCACTTGCAGACATGGTTTTCACTGAGTCATCAGTAATGAGAGATGCAAATGCCATTCAAATGCTTCTTGATGGCTGCAGAAGATGTTATTGGACTGTTTCTGAAATTAATTCATTGAATACTTTCTCTCTGACTGGGGCAGCGCGTCCCGTGGGTGAAATCAATGCTTTGGTTGATGAGCTCTTGGTGGTAATTGAACTATTAATTGTGGCAGCATCACCTTCGTTGGCCTCGGATGATGTCCGATGTTTACTTGGGTTTATGATTGAGTGTCCGCAACCTAATCAG GTTGCTAGGGTGTTGCATCTCTTCTACAGGCTGGTTGTCCAGCCAAACACTTCTAGAGCTCACACATTTGCAGAAGCATTCCTGGCATGTGGTGGGCTTGAAACTCTTCTTGTTATTCTCCAAAGTGAAGCCAAAGCTGGAGATGGTGGTCTCATAGGAACATCATCAAAGAACCCTGAAATTCAAAAAACAGAGTTTAGTGTTGAGATTGCAGAAGAAAGTCAGGAAGAGGGAGTAGTGGAGGACAACAAAAGTGAGACCACCTTAAAAGATGATGACCAAGGTTCTCATTCTGTTGATGGTGGCAATGGTCCTAATAATGGTTATAGTGACAATAAAAAGATGACATTTACCGCTGAAATTCCTTCTGTCAAGAATTTAGGAGGAATAGGTTTATCAATTAGTGCAGATAGTGCCAGAAAAAATGTGTACAATGTTGATAAAAGTGATGGCATTGTTGTCAGAATTATAGGTCTATTAGGAGCTTTAGTAGCTTCAGGACATCTGAGATTTGGTTCCCGTGCCGGTCCTGATACAACAACCAACCTTTTGGGTATTGGACTCCATGATGGAGGTGGTACCATGTTTGAAGATAaggtttctcttctactttatgCTCTACAGAAGGCTTTTCAAGCGGCACCCAATAGGCTAATGACCAACAATGTGTACACAGCTCTGTTGGCTGCCTCG atcAATGCCTCTTCATCAGAAGATGGTCTAAATTTCTATGATTCGGGTCATCGCTTTGAGCACCCGCAACTTCTACTGGTGCTTCTGCGATCACTCCCATTTGCTGCTAGGTCACTGCAGAGCAGGGCTCtacag GATCTTCTATTTTTGGCTTGCAGTCATCATGAAAATAGAGTCAGTTTGACAAGCATGAAGGAATGGCCTGAGTGGATTCTTGAAGTGCTGATCTCAAACTATGAG ATGAGTCCAAGCAAACTTTCTGATTCAACAAGCATTGGAGACATAGAAGACCTTATACACAATTTCCTTAGTATCATGCTGGAGCACTCAATGCGTGAAAAGGATGGATGGAAG AATGGCTTTCTATTGTTGGTGGATCCAGCATAG
- the LOC112795208 gene encoding BEACH domain-containing protein C2 isoform X1 translates to MEDEEELKEVKLSGNGLHPHEVVDSGEKEFVDSRDEENVIATHSIKVDDVDGRVGLQGQSTVSAPTLMDEDQFEEVSLKDQDKSNEYQDSNQLPDFDNAHHLFGGNVEESKSSSGTYSIEHDSSPVAEMQRDNIPYSPGSDGQSSPTISFDSTTVNSPPKPKQKHAKPNVSPELLHLVDSAIMGKPEGVDKLKNIASGSEVFGTGEETENVAFLIVDSLLAAMGGVESFEEDEDNNPPSVMLNSRAAIVAGELIPCLPYVGDSGDFMSPRTRMVRGLLAILRACTRNRAMCSMAGLLGVLLRTAENIFTVDAGLNGRMRWDGTPLCHCMQYLAGHSLSVIDLHSWLQIITKTLDTMWAPRLMLALEKAASGKESRGPACTFEFDGESSGLLGPGESRWPFINGYAFATWIYIESFADTLNTATVAAAIAAAAAAKSGKSSAMSAAAAASALAGEGTAHMPRLFSFLTGDNQGIEAYFHAQFLVVETASGRGKKSSLHFTYAFKPQCWYFIGLEHIGKQGILGKTESEVRLYVDGSLYESRPFEFPRISKPLAFCCIGTNPPPTMAGLQRRRRQCPLFAEMGPVYIFKEPIGSERMARLASRGGDIVPSFGNAAGLPWLATNAHVQSRAEESALLDSEIGGCIHLLYHPSLLSGRFCPDASPSGAAGMLRRPAEVLGQVHVATRMRPVDALWAMAYGGPLSLLPLTISNVHEDTLEPQPGKSPPSLAASLAAPIFRIISVAIQYPRNNEELSRSRGPEILSKILNYLLQILSSLDGRKHDGVEDEELVAAVVSVCQSPKINHTLKVQLFTTLLLDLQIWSLCSYGIQKKLLSSLADMVFTESSVMRDANAIQMLLDGCRRCYWTVSEINSLNTFSLTGAARPVGEINALVDELLVVIELLIVAASPSLASDDVRCLLGFMIECPQPNQVARVLHLFYRLVVQPNTSRAHTFAEAFLACGGLETLLVILQSEAKAGDGGLIGTSSKNPEIQKTEFSVEIAEESQEEGVVEDNKSETTLKDDDQGSHSVDGGNGPNNGYSDNKKMTFTAEIPSVKNLGGIGLSISADSARKNVYNVDKSDGIVVRIIGLLGALVASGHLRFGSRAGPDTTTNLLGIGLHDGGGTMFEDKVSLLLYALQKAFQAAPNRLMTNNVYTALLAASINASSSEDGLNFYDSGHRFEHPQLLLVLLRSLPFAARSLQSRALQDLLFLACSHHENRVSLTSMKEWPEWILEVLISNYEMSPSKLSDSTSIGDIEDLIHNFLSIMLEHSMREKDGWKEIEATIHCAEWLSIVGGSSIGEHRISFQHDMKTSMTNWLGVGISATPFFLTNY, encoded by the exons ATGGAAGATGAGGAAGAACTGAAAGAGGTGAAATTGTCTGGTAATGGATTACATCCTCACGAAGTAGTAGATAGTGGTGAAAAAGAGTTTGTTGATAGTCGTGATGAGGAAAATGTGATTGCTACCCATAGTATTAAGGTTGATGATGTAGATGGAAGGGTAGGCTTGCAAGGTCAAAGTACCGTTTCTGCACCCACATTAATGGATGAGGACCAGTTTGAGGAAGTATCTTTGAAAGATCAAGACAAGAGTAATGAGTACCAGGATTCAAACCAATTACCAGATTTTGATAATGCACATCACCTATTTGGTGGAAATGTGGAGGAGTCTAAATCTTCATCTGGGACGTACTCGATAGAGCATGATTCCTCCCCTGTTGCTGAAATGCAACGTGATAATATTCCTTATAGTCCTGGGTCAGATGGGCAGTCTAGCCCAACAATTAGCTTTGATTCTACTACTGTTAATTCTCCGCCAAAGCCTAAGCAAAAACATGCTAAACCAAATGTATCTCCAGAACTGCTGCATTTAGTTGATTCTGCTATTATGGGAAAACCTGAAGGTGTGGATAAGCTGAAAAATATTGCAAGTGGCTCAGAAGTGTTTGGGACTGGTGAAGAAACGGAAAATGTGGCTTTCTTAATAGTGGATTCGCTTCTTGCAGCCATGGGTGGCGTTGAAAGTTTTGAGGAGGATGAAGATAATAACCCTCCTAGTGTTATGCTGAACTCCCGGGCTGCCATTGTTGCAGGTGAACTTATTCCTTGCCTTCCTTATGTAGGTGATTCTGGTGATTTTATGTCACCTAGGACACGGATGGTTCGGGGATTACTTGCCATATTACGGGCTTGCACAAGAAACAGGGCAATGTGCTCAATGGCTGGTCTGTTAGGAGTGTTGTTGAGAACCGCAGAAAACATTTTTACTGTGGATGCTGGCTTAAATGGACGGATGAGGTGGGATGGAACACCTTTGTGCCACTGCATGCAATACTTGGCTGGTCATTCTCTTAGTGTTATTGATCTTCATAGTTGGCTTCAAATCATTACAAAAACACTTGACACAATGTGGGCACCACGATTAATGCTTGCTTTGGAGAAAGCAGCTAGTGGAAAGGAGTCAAGAGGACCGGCTTGCACGTTTGAATTTGATGGTGAAAGTTCTGGTTTACTTGGTCCAGGCGAGAGCCGCTGGCCATTTATCAATGGTTATGCTTTTGCAACATGGATTTACATTGAATCGTTTGCCGACACATTAAATACAGCTACTGTTGCTGCTGCAATTGCTGCAGCTGCGGCGGCTAAGTCAGGTAAATCATCAGCTATGTCAGCCGCTGCTGCtgctagtgcacttgctggtgagGGTACAGCACACATGCCACGTCTATTCAGTTTTTTAACTGGTGATAACCAGGGTATAGAGGCTTATTTTCATGCTCAATTTTTGGTTGTTGAAACTGCTAGTGGAAGGGGAAAGAAATCATCCTTGCACTTTACCTATGCATTCAAACCACAATGCTGGTACTTCATTGGTCTTGAACATATAGGCAAGCAGGGTATTCTGGGGAAAACAGAAAGTGAAGTTAGGTTATATGTGGATGGATCTTTATATGAAAGTCGTCCTTTTGAGTTTCCTCGAATTTCAAAACCTCTTGCATTTTGCTGCATAGGAACTAACCCTCCTCCTACCATGGCTGGGTTGCAACGGCGCCGTCGTCAGTGCCCTTTGTTTGCTGAGATGGGCCCTGTTTACATCTTCAAGGAACCTATTGGCTCAGAAAGAATGGCACGCCTAGCTTCTAGGGGAGGGGATATAGTGCCTTCTTTTGGTAATGCAGCTGGTTTACCCTGGCTAGCAACAAACGCCCATGTGCAGAGCAGGGCAGAGGAAAGTGCTCTTTTGGATTCAGAAATTGGAGGTTGCATTCACCTGCTCTATCATCCTAGTTTGCTTAGTGGGCGCTTCTGTCCTGATGCTTCACCTTCTGGTGCTGCAG GAATGCTTCGACGTCCGGCCGAGGTTCTTGGGCAAGTTCATGTTGCTACTCGAATGCGACCTGTGGATGCCTTGTGGGCAATGGCCTATGGTGGTCCCTTGTCTTTGCTTCCCTTGACAATAAGCAATGTACATGAGGATACATTGGAGCCTCAGCCAGGGAAGTCTCCCCCTTCTTTAGCCGCATCTCTTGCTGCCCCAATATTTCGAATTATATCTGTGGCTATCCAATATCCAAGGAACAATGAGGAATTGTCTCGTAGCAGAGGGCCTGagattctttcaaaaattttgaattatcttCTCCAAATCTTATCTTCGCTTGATGGTAGAAAGCATGATGGTGTTGAAGATGAGGAACTTGTTGCTGCTGTTGTCTCCGTTTGTCAATCTCCAAAGATCAACCATACACTTAAAGTTCAGCTGTTCACTACGCTACTTTTAGATTTACAAATTTGGAGTTTGTGCAGTTATGGTATACAAAAGAAGCTTCTATCATCACTTGCAGACATGGTTTTCACTGAGTCATCAGTAATGAGAGATGCAAATGCCATTCAAATGCTTCTTGATGGCTGCAGAAGATGTTATTGGACTGTTTCTGAAATTAATTCATTGAATACTTTCTCTCTGACTGGGGCAGCGCGTCCCGTGGGTGAAATCAATGCTTTGGTTGATGAGCTCTTGGTGGTAATTGAACTATTAATTGTGGCAGCATCACCTTCGTTGGCCTCGGATGATGTCCGATGTTTACTTGGGTTTATGATTGAGTGTCCGCAACCTAATCAG GTTGCTAGGGTGTTGCATCTCTTCTACAGGCTGGTTGTCCAGCCAAACACTTCTAGAGCTCACACATTTGCAGAAGCATTCCTGGCATGTGGTGGGCTTGAAACTCTTCTTGTTATTCTCCAAAGTGAAGCCAAAGCTGGAGATGGTGGTCTCATAGGAACATCATCAAAGAACCCTGAAATTCAAAAAACAGAGTTTAGTGTTGAGATTGCAGAAGAAAGTCAGGAAGAGGGAGTAGTGGAGGACAACAAAAGTGAGACCACCTTAAAAGATGATGACCAAGGTTCTCATTCTGTTGATGGTGGCAATGGTCCTAATAATGGTTATAGTGACAATAAAAAGATGACATTTACCGCTGAAATTCCTTCTGTCAAGAATTTAGGAGGAATAGGTTTATCAATTAGTGCAGATAGTGCCAGAAAAAATGTGTACAATGTTGATAAAAGTGATGGCATTGTTGTCAGAATTATAGGTCTATTAGGAGCTTTAGTAGCTTCAGGACATCTGAGATTTGGTTCCCGTGCCGGTCCTGATACAACAACCAACCTTTTGGGTATTGGACTCCATGATGGAGGTGGTACCATGTTTGAAGATAaggtttctcttctactttatgCTCTACAGAAGGCTTTTCAAGCGGCACCCAATAGGCTAATGACCAACAATGTGTACACAGCTCTGTTGGCTGCCTCG atcAATGCCTCTTCATCAGAAGATGGTCTAAATTTCTATGATTCGGGTCATCGCTTTGAGCACCCGCAACTTCTACTGGTGCTTCTGCGATCACTCCCATTTGCTGCTAGGTCACTGCAGAGCAGGGCTCtacag GATCTTCTATTTTTGGCTTGCAGTCATCATGAAAATAGAGTCAGTTTGACAAGCATGAAGGAATGGCCTGAGTGGATTCTTGAAGTGCTGATCTCAAACTATGAG ATGAGTCCAAGCAAACTTTCTGATTCAACAAGCATTGGAGACATAGAAGACCTTATACACAATTTCCTTAGTATCATGCTGGAGCACTCAATGCGTGAAAAGGATGGATGGAAG GAAATTGAAGCGACAATTCATTGTGCAGAATGGCTTTCTATTGTTGGTGGATCCAGCATAGGAGAACACCGAATAAG CTTCCAACATGATATGAAAACATCTATGACAAACTGGTTAGGTGTTGGAATCTCAGCCACCCCATTCTTCCTCACAAATTACTGA
- the LOC140184224 gene encoding F-box/kelch-repeat protein At3g06240-like — MATMSNDELTEILSWLPAKAIHKLKSSSKLFSELPKTPYFVAKQAKNSLKKDRPSCFFIQRDDILTHNDYLKLHPLPGQEPSSGIPENMLRFIASSRLKILSSSNGLLLCVHQSELFIINPSTCYLLYIPLPNHLQQRGNLHSLSMTLECDSDDYRLILFDNEEWSSHFDCHVYSHKQGAWNLRKNRFFAGSRDLKFDMPVICNGAIHFISDCYSYLVKDSTHYRPYIMSYEITNEDEDGSVETKLLRLPKEARRGSHDDSCHMNIFKWGEVAGHQTICLVRLRKRVFMVWILTNYESSSWRRILKVRVKGMGLMEQNPEIRGFIVLNGDLVFATEKNVYAYGLTSDKYMVLSEICDHGCDSTFVRFVPYSDTLRPCGIGAKSLHPYLQLRKHDQAEKVRNRHIK, encoded by the coding sequence ATGGCTACAATGTCTAACGATGAGTTAACAGAGATATTGTCTTGGTTACCTGCAAAAGCAATCCACAaactcaaatcttcttcaaaactcttttcagaGCTTCCAAAAACTCCATACTTTGTAGCAAAACAAGCAAAAAACTCATTGAAGAAAGATCGTCCTTCATGCTTCTTCATTCAAAGAGATGACATTCTGACTCATAACGACTACCTCAAGTTGCATCCTTTGCCGGGACAGGAACCTTCCTCCGGCATCCCTGAAAACATGCTACGATTCATCGCAAGCTCACGGCTCAAGATTCTAAGCTCAAGCAACGGTTTACTCCTTTGTGTTCATCAATCAGAATTGTTTATCATCAATCCATCAACTTGTTACCTTTTATACATTCCCCTCCCCAACCACTTGCAGCAGCGAGGGAATCTTCATAGTTTGTCCATGACACTGGAATGCGACTCTGATGATTACAGGTTGATTCTTTTTGACAATGAAGAATGGAGTTCACATTTTGATTGCCATGTTTATAGTCATAAACAAGGTGCTTGGAACTTAAGGAAGAACCGTTTCTTTGCTGGATCTAGGGATTTGAAATTTGACATGCCTGTGATTTGCAATGGCGCCATTCACTTCATCTCGGATTGCTACAGTTATCTTGTTAAAGATAGCACTCATTATAGGCCTTATATCATGTCCTATGAAATCACAAATGAGGATGAAGATGGAAGTGTTGAAACCAAGTTATTAAGGCTTCCTAAAGAAGCAAGAAGGGGCTCCCATGATGACAGTTGCCATATGAATATTTTCAAATGGGGAGAAGTTGCTGGCCATCAAACTATTTGCTTAGTGAGATTGAGAAAGCGTGTGTTTATGGTTTGGATTCTAACAAACTATGAATCGAGTTCGTGGAGAAGGATCTTGAAGGTGAGAGTGAAAGGAATGGGTTTAATGGAACAAAACCCTGAGATCAGAGGCTTTATCGTTTTGAATGGTGATCTTGTTTTTGCTACGGAGAAGAACGTCTATGCATATGGTTTAACTAGTGACAAATACATGGTGCTTTCAGAAATTTGTGACCATGGGTGTGATTCTACATTTGTTCGTTTTGTTCCTTATTCAGATACTCTTCGTCCATGTGGAATTGGTGCCAAAAGTTTGCATCCTTATCTTCAATTAAGGAAACATGACCAAGCCGAAAAAGTTAGAAATAGACACATTAAATGA
- the LOC112797322 gene encoding probable phosphopantothenoylcysteine decarboxylase, with amino-acid sequence MSVIPPSTPRRFEAAHVAPRKPQVLLAACGCVAAVKFEVLCKCFSQWAEVRAVVTKASQKFVTEFPKAVPVYTDEYELLSWRRLGDPVLHIDLANWAEIMVIAPLSADTLAKIAGGFSNNLLTCVVRAWDYSKPLFVAPSMGTSTWKNPFTDQHLAAINDLGMNIIPPQKTASGHTTGAMAEPESIYYNVRFYYNAKMQKKPG; translated from the exons ATGTCTGTAATTCCGCCTTCTACTCCAAGGAGATTCGAAGCAGCACATGTCGCTCCAAGGAAGCCTCAAGTTCTGCTTGCTGCTTGCGGATGTGTAGCTGCTGTAAAATTTGAAGTCCTTTGCAAATGTTTCTCACAGTGGGCGGAAGTAAGGGCAGTTGTCACGAAAGCCTCTCAGAAATTTGTTACTGAATTTCCCAAAGCTGTGCCTGTATATACTGATGAGTATGAACTGCTTAGTTGGAGAAGATTGGGTGATCCAGTTCTTCATATTGATCTTGCTAACTGGGCTGAAATCATGGTCATTGCCCCATTATCAGCAGATACTCTTGCTAAG ATTGCTGGAGGGTTCAGTAACAATTTGCTCACATGTGTTGTAAGAGCTTGGGACTACAGCAAGCCACTCTTTGTTGCACCATCCATGGGAACTTCAACATGGAAAAACCCTTTCACTGATCAGCATCTCGCTGCCATTAATGACCTTGGAATGAATATCATCCCCCCACAGAAGACAGCTTCGGGGCATACCACTGGAGCCATGGCTGAGCCTGAAAGTATCTACTACAATGTGAGGTTCTACTATAATGCAAAGATGCAGAAGAAACCGGGTTAA